One window of Nocardioides dongkuii genomic DNA carries:
- a CDS encoding winged helix-turn-helix domain-containing protein, which produces MESLSQAQARRVALAAQGFLDTRHVVPTMRTFARTLARTGVLQVDSVNVLQRAHYMPLYSRMGPYDVGLLTRAAEQQPRRMVEYWAHVQAFMPVELWPHLQHRMAEYRARRGKWWGTVTDEAAAGLLAEVAARGPSTARQLDDGAPRAKEHWGWNWSEARKGLDYLFMVGDLAVAGRNSSFEVVYDLPERVLPAAVLAQPTPTPAEAHVELVRRAAASHGVASVRCLADYHRMRTTDAATAVATLVETGELLPVTVQGWRRPAYLHRDARLPRRVAARALLSPFDPVVWLRERTEELFDFHYRIEIYTPAAKRVHGYYVLPFLLGDRIVARVDLKADRKAGVLVVKAAYAEPGAPEDTAPELAAELDVLRGWLGLGDVAVEPRGDLAPALAVLLR; this is translated from the coding sequence ATGGAGTCCCTCAGCCAGGCGCAGGCCCGGCGCGTCGCGCTGGCCGCCCAGGGCTTCCTCGACACCCGCCACGTGGTGCCCACGATGCGCACCTTCGCCCGCACCCTGGCCCGCACCGGCGTGCTCCAGGTCGACTCGGTCAACGTGCTGCAGCGCGCCCACTACATGCCGCTGTACTCCCGGATGGGCCCCTACGACGTCGGGCTGCTCACCCGGGCCGCGGAGCAGCAGCCGCGGAGGATGGTGGAGTACTGGGCCCACGTGCAGGCGTTCATGCCGGTCGAGCTGTGGCCGCACCTGCAGCACCGGATGGCCGAGTACCGCGCCCGCCGCGGCAAGTGGTGGGGCACGGTCACCGACGAGGCCGCGGCCGGGCTGCTGGCCGAGGTCGCGGCCCGCGGGCCGTCCACGGCGCGCCAGCTCGACGACGGCGCGCCCCGGGCGAAGGAGCACTGGGGCTGGAACTGGTCGGAGGCGCGCAAGGGCCTCGACTACCTGTTCATGGTGGGCGACCTCGCGGTCGCCGGCCGCAACAGCTCCTTCGAGGTGGTCTACGACCTCCCCGAGCGGGTGCTGCCCGCGGCGGTGCTCGCCCAGCCCACGCCGACCCCCGCCGAGGCTCACGTGGAGCTGGTACGACGGGCCGCGGCCTCGCACGGCGTCGCCTCGGTCCGGTGCCTGGCCGACTACCACCGGATGCGCACCACCGACGCGGCGACCGCGGTCGCGACGCTGGTCGAGACCGGCGAGCTGCTGCCGGTGACGGTCCAGGGGTGGCGGCGCCCGGCGTACCTCCACCGCGACGCGCGCCTCCCGCGGCGGGTGGCCGCGCGGGCGCTGCTCAGCCCGTTCGACCCGGTCGTGTGGTTGCGCGAGCGCACCGAGGAGCTCTTCGACTTCCACTACCGGATCGAGATCTACACCCCGGCCGCGAAGCGGGTGCACGGCTACTACGTGCTGCCGTTCCTGCTGGGGGACCGGATCGTGGCCCGGGTCGACCTCAAGGCCGACCGCAAGGCGGGGGTGCTCGTCGTCAAGGCGGCGTACGCCGAGCCCGGGGCGCCCGAGGACACCGCGCCGGAGCTCGCGGCCGAGCTCGACGTGCTCCGCGGCTGGCTGGGGCTCGGCGACGTCGCCGTCGAGCCGCGTGGGGACCTCGCTCCCGCGCTCGCGGTCCTGCTCCGGTAG
- a CDS encoding response regulator, with protein MAEISVDGAEPIRVLVVDDQELFRRGLTMLLAVESGIEVIGEAGDGVEGTTLATTTAPDVVLLDIRMPKRSGIEACRAIKEAVPSAKIIMLTVSDEEADLYEAVKSGAAGYLLKDSSIDEVAQAVRVVADGQSLISPSMAVKLIDEFKQMSRPERDPVPGLRLTERELEVLRLVAKGMNNREIARQLFISENTVKNHVRNILEKLQLHSRMEAVMYAVKEKLLDLP; from the coding sequence GTGGCAGAGATCTCAGTCGACGGTGCGGAGCCGATCAGGGTGCTGGTCGTCGACGACCAGGAGCTGTTCCGGCGAGGGCTGACGATGCTGCTGGCCGTCGAGTCGGGCATCGAGGTCATCGGCGAGGCCGGCGACGGCGTCGAGGGCACCACCCTCGCCACGACCACCGCGCCCGACGTGGTGCTGCTCGACATCCGGATGCCCAAGCGCTCCGGCATCGAGGCGTGCCGGGCCATCAAGGAGGCCGTGCCGTCGGCGAAGATCATCATGCTGACGGTCTCCGACGAGGAGGCCGACCTCTACGAGGCCGTCAAGAGCGGGGCCGCGGGCTACCTGCTCAAGGACTCCTCCATCGACGAGGTCGCCCAGGCCGTCCGCGTGGTCGCCGACGGCCAGTCGCTGATCAGCCCGTCGATGGCGGTCAAGCTGATCGACGAGTTCAAGCAGATGTCGCGCCCCGAGCGCGACCCCGTGCCCGGCCTGCGGCTCACCGAGCGCGAGCTCGAGGTGCTCCGGCTGGTGGCCAAGGGCATGAACAACCGCGAGATCGCCCGCCAGCTGTTCATCTCCGAGAACACCGTCAAGAACCACGTGCGCAACATCCTCGAGAAGCTGCAGCTGCACTCGCGGATGGAGGCGGTCATGTACGCCGTCAAGGAGAAGTTGCTCGACCTGCCCTAG
- a CDS encoding ComF family protein, with protein sequence MRDAVTDLLLGGRCVACRRPGRLLCAGCSALLPGSARLAWPVPSPPGLVPPWAAGEYDGTLRAMVLGLKERRLLALARPLAGLLAVAVAATGVPGPVLLVPVPSRPSSVRARGHDPTYALAAGAAVRLRREGYDVRAARLLRTRPGLVDQAGLDRVARAANLAGSMTCPSGPLRRLSERVPLARVVVCDDVLTTGATAREAQRALEAVGMHVAAVAAVAATRRRDRGRPFVPSGK encoded by the coding sequence ATGCGCGACGCCGTCACCGACCTGCTGCTCGGGGGGCGCTGCGTCGCGTGCCGGCGACCGGGTCGGCTGCTGTGCGCCGGCTGCTCGGCACTGCTGCCGGGGTCCGCGCGGCTCGCCTGGCCGGTGCCCTCCCCGCCCGGCCTGGTGCCCCCGTGGGCGGCCGGCGAGTACGACGGCACGCTGCGCGCGATGGTGCTGGGGCTCAAGGAGCGGCGGCTGCTGGCGCTCGCCCGGCCGCTCGCCGGGCTGCTCGCCGTCGCGGTCGCGGCGACCGGCGTCCCGGGACCGGTCCTGCTGGTGCCGGTGCCCTCGCGGCCCTCGAGCGTGCGCGCCCGCGGCCACGACCCGACGTACGCCCTGGCCGCGGGAGCGGCGGTCCGCCTCCGTCGGGAGGGGTACGACGTCCGCGCGGCGCGGCTGCTGCGCACCAGGCCGGGGCTGGTCGACCAGGCGGGCCTGGACCGGGTCGCCCGGGCGGCGAACCTCGCGGGCTCGATGACCTGCCCCAGCGGGCCGCTGCGCCGGCTCTCCGAGCGCGTCCCGCTGGCGCGGGTCGTGGTGTGCGACGACGTGCTGACCACGGGGGCGACCGCCCGCGAGGCGCAGCGCGCCCTGGAGGCGGTGGGGATGCACGTCGCGGCGGTCGCCGCGGTGGCCGCGACGCGCCGGCGAGACCGGGGGCGGCCTTTTGTCCCGTCGGGGAAGTGA
- the hpf gene encoding ribosome hibernation-promoting factor, HPF/YfiA family — protein MEVVVTGRHCEISDRFREHAAEKLTRLEKHDHRIMRVQVEVDCEPNPRQHDRSVHVQLTAFSKGPVIRAEAAAEEKMGALDLALDKMAAQMRRAADRRRVHRGAKTPVSVAEALATVEPPAADTDEDAPGSTERRVGPIAVTGDGPLVVREKSHPATPMTLDQALYEMELVGHDFYLFVDKESDRPSVVYRRRGYDYGVISLDLDAG, from the coding sequence ATGGAAGTTGTGGTCACAGGGCGTCACTGCGAGATCTCGGACCGGTTCCGAGAGCACGCCGCCGAGAAGCTGACCCGGCTCGAGAAGCACGATCACCGGATCATGCGGGTCCAGGTGGAGGTGGACTGCGAACCGAACCCGCGCCAGCACGACCGTTCCGTCCACGTGCAGCTGACCGCCTTCTCCAAGGGCCCGGTGATCCGGGCGGAGGCGGCCGCCGAGGAGAAGATGGGCGCCCTGGACCTCGCGCTCGACAAGATGGCGGCCCAGATGCGCCGGGCCGCGGACCGCCGTCGCGTCCACCGGGGCGCGAAGACCCCGGTCTCGGTCGCGGAGGCGCTCGCGACCGTCGAGCCCCCGGCAGCGGACACCGACGAGGACGCGCCGGGCTCGACCGAGCGACGCGTCGGACCGATCGCCGTGACCGGCGACGGACCGCTCGTGGTGCGGGAGAAGTCCCACCCGGCCACGCCGATGACCCTCGACCAGGCCCTCTACGAGATGGAGCTGGTCGGCCACGACTTCTACCTGTTCGTGGACAAGGAGAGCGACCGGCCCTCGGTGGTCTACCGCCGCCGCGGCTACGACTACGGCGTGATCTCCCTGGACCTCGACGCGGGCTGA
- the mtrA gene encoding MtrAB system response regulator MtrA — protein MSQPAGGPSGQPSDYATKGRILVVDDDASLAEMLTIVLRQEGFDSRMCTRGDQAMDVFRDYRPDLVLLDLMLPGKDGIDVCKEIRAESGVPIVMLTAKGDTVDVVVGLESGADDYVVKPFKPKELVARIRARVRRFDTAGQESLTIGDLDIDVAGHSVTRAGAPINLTPLEFDLLVCLARKPWQVFTREVLLEQVWGYRHAADTRLVNVHVQRLRSKVEHDPENPEIVVTVRGVGYKAGQP, from the coding sequence ATGAGCCAGCCCGCCGGCGGCCCCTCGGGGCAGCCCAGCGACTACGCGACCAAGGGACGCATCCTCGTCGTCGACGACGACGCCTCCCTCGCGGAGATGCTCACGATCGTGCTGCGCCAGGAGGGCTTCGACAGCCGGATGTGCACGCGCGGCGACCAGGCGATGGACGTGTTCCGCGACTACCGCCCCGACCTGGTGCTGCTCGACCTGATGCTGCCCGGCAAGGACGGCATCGACGTCTGCAAGGAGATCCGCGCCGAGTCCGGCGTGCCGATCGTGATGCTGACCGCCAAGGGCGACACCGTCGACGTGGTCGTCGGCCTCGAGTCCGGGGCCGACGACTACGTCGTCAAGCCGTTCAAGCCCAAGGAGCTGGTGGCGCGTATCCGGGCCCGGGTCCGCCGCTTCGACACCGCCGGCCAGGAGTCGCTCACCATCGGCGACCTCGACATCGACGTCGCCGGCCACTCCGTCACCCGGGCCGGCGCGCCGATCAACCTCACGCCGCTCGAGTTCGACCTCCTGGTCTGCCTGGCCCGCAAGCCGTGGCAGGTCTTCACCCGCGAGGTGCTGCTGGAGCAGGTGTGGGGCTACCGCCACGCGGCCGACACCCGGCTGGTCAACGTGCACGTGCAACGGCTGCGCTCCAAGGTCGAGCACGACCCGGAGAACCCGGAGATCGTGGTCACCGTGCGGGGCGTCGGCTACAAGGCCGGACAACCGTAG
- the mtrB gene encoding MtrAB system histidine kinase MtrB — protein MPPGLRRALTFWRRSIQARVVASTLLLSTVVVGVVGSFLLQQTREGLLEQRVDAVVAEADIERADAESRLASVPGTDVDASTQQADLVDPIIQRGQTRGFTVVLAGPLGENTGRIDQGGARSTPGLDTSSVPESLEDHFQEAADTAWTYTSIRMLGPEGQVVIDEPGVVVGTQVALVADGGVYTLYLLFPLEEQQETLALVTRALLTAAVLMVVLVAGVAWLVTRQVVTPIRMARQVAERLAAGRLQERLKVSGEDDLARLATSFNQMAGNLQRQIRQLEELSRVQHRFVSDVSHELRTPLTTVRMASDVLHDARADFDPVTARSAELLQVELDRFETLLVDLLEISRFDAGAAVLDAEDLNLVDVAHRVVEATRPLAEQRGVRVVVRSPDHPCLAEADARRIERVVRNLLTNAIDHAETGRGEEIVVEVAGDDHAAAITVRDFGVGLAPGESALVFNRFWRADPARARTSGGTGLGLSISLEDSHLHGGWLQAWGRPGEGAQFRLTLPRRVNGGLRRSPLPLVPSDAREPVT, from the coding sequence ATGCCGCCGGGCCTCCGGCGCGCGCTCACCTTCTGGCGCCGGTCGATCCAGGCCCGCGTCGTGGCCTCCACCCTCCTGCTGTCCACGGTCGTGGTCGGGGTGGTCGGCTCGTTCCTGCTGCAGCAGACCCGGGAGGGCCTGCTCGAGCAGCGGGTCGACGCGGTCGTCGCTGAGGCCGACATCGAGCGCGCGGACGCCGAGTCGCGGCTGGCCTCGGTGCCCGGCACGGACGTCGACGCCTCCACGCAGCAGGCCGACCTCGTCGACCCGATCATCCAGCGCGGCCAGACCCGCGGCTTCACGGTCGTGCTGGCCGGCCCGCTGGGGGAGAACACCGGGCGGATCGACCAGGGCGGCGCCCGCTCGACCCCCGGCCTGGACACCTCCTCGGTGCCGGAGTCGCTGGAGGACCACTTCCAGGAGGCCGCGGACACGGCGTGGACCTACACCTCGATCCGGATGCTCGGCCCGGAGGGCCAGGTGGTGATCGACGAGCCGGGCGTGGTCGTCGGCACCCAGGTGGCGCTGGTCGCCGACGGCGGCGTCTACACGCTCTACCTCCTCTTCCCGCTCGAGGAGCAGCAGGAGACGTTGGCCCTGGTCACCCGGGCCCTGCTCACCGCCGCCGTCCTCATGGTGGTCTTGGTCGCCGGGGTCGCCTGGCTGGTCACCCGCCAGGTCGTGACCCCGATCCGGATGGCCCGCCAGGTCGCCGAGCGGCTCGCCGCGGGCCGGCTCCAGGAGCGGCTCAAGGTCTCCGGCGAGGACGACCTCGCGCGCCTGGCGACGTCGTTCAACCAGATGGCGGGCAACCTGCAGCGCCAGATCCGGCAGCTCGAGGAGCTGAGCCGGGTCCAGCACCGGTTCGTCTCCGACGTGTCCCACGAGCTGCGCACCCCGCTGACGACGGTGCGGATGGCCAGTGACGTGCTCCACGACGCGCGGGCCGATTTCGACCCCGTGACCGCGCGCTCCGCCGAGCTGCTGCAGGTCGAGCTGGACCGCTTCGAGACCCTGCTCGTCGACCTCCTGGAGATCAGCCGGTTCGACGCCGGCGCCGCCGTCCTCGACGCGGAGGACCTCAACCTGGTCGACGTGGCGCACCGGGTCGTCGAGGCGACCCGGCCGCTGGCCGAGCAGCGCGGCGTCCGGGTCGTCGTCCGCTCGCCCGACCACCCGTGCCTCGCCGAGGCAGACGCGCGCCGCATCGAGCGCGTGGTCCGCAACCTGCTCACCAACGCCATCGACCACGCCGAGACCGGCCGGGGCGAGGAGATCGTGGTCGAGGTGGCCGGCGACGACCACGCCGCCGCGATCACGGTGCGCGACTTCGGCGTCGGCCTCGCCCCCGGTGAGTCGGCGCTCGTGTTCAACCGGTTCTGGCGGGCCGACCCGGCGCGCGCCCGGACCAGCGGCGGCACCGGCCTCGGCCTCTCGATCTCGCTCGAGGACTCCCACCTGCACGGTGGGTGGCTGCAGGCCTGGGGCCGCCCGGGGGAGGGGGCGCAGTTCCGGCTCACCCTCCCGCGCCGGGTCAACGGCGGGCTGCGCCGCAGCCCGCTGCCGCTCGTGCCGTCCGACGCCCGGGAGCCGGTCACGTGA
- a CDS encoding LpqB family beta-propeller domain-containing protein translates to MTRRTRTRPRARPRARPRPRAGRLAAAVLTALLLLLPAACVSLPESGPVVQTDASRDTGQGTGFTFDPLPPQPDASPAEVVKGFLDAMTAVPIQTSSAAQFLTQEARTTWRPQQRTITYGATTAPVGTSRVTVQVSEGGNRFDARGAWLGPLRGEQRELSFIMQQDEQGQYRIARPPDALIVPESWFEARFERLSLHFFDPAARVLVPEPVFVVDDDALATRLVEGLLEGPRGGAGGSRTFFPTGTRKELSVPVSDDGVASVSLIDVGRQTPESMSLMVVQLAATLRQVPGLDALRVSVDGQPLVLPAGDDGRFPIDLGAEYDAAVPHANAAVFGLRDGLLVAGIPEAMDAVGGPFGTAAQGLRSIAVNLDGDTAAGVSEDGTSLLLGPVYDDRGVAREVLADATDLLEPSWDHAGRLWLVDRGRRDARVYHRRDGATEELRVRGITGTDVRALAVSRDGSRLVAVVRRSGRDEIVVSRVLHGDQGEVLRATGATSILGGTGEPQRIRDIAWQTPVTVAALVQVTAELWEVRTVAVDGAPTSQDSVATLNGPVRSLAGSPVPGQDLVVLTRDEAISVAESVTGRVPVQAGQQTLGYAG, encoded by the coding sequence GTGACCCGCCGTACCCGTACCCGTCCCCGTGCCCGTCCCCGTGCCCGTCCCCGTCCCCGTGCCGGCCGCCTCGCCGCCGCCGTGCTGACGGCGCTGCTCCTGCTGCTGCCGGCCGCGTGCGTGAGCCTTCCCGAGAGCGGACCGGTCGTGCAGACCGACGCCTCGCGCGACACCGGCCAGGGCACCGGGTTCACCTTCGACCCGCTGCCCCCGCAGCCCGACGCGTCGCCGGCCGAGGTGGTCAAGGGGTTCCTCGACGCGATGACCGCGGTGCCGATCCAGACGAGCTCGGCCGCCCAGTTCCTGACCCAGGAGGCGCGGACCACGTGGCGTCCGCAGCAGCGGACCATCACGTACGGCGCCACCACGGCGCCGGTCGGCACCAGCCGGGTGACCGTGCAGGTCAGCGAGGGCGGCAACCGCTTCGACGCGCGGGGCGCCTGGCTGGGACCGCTGCGCGGGGAGCAGCGCGAGCTGTCGTTCATCATGCAGCAGGACGAGCAGGGGCAGTACCGCATCGCCCGGCCGCCCGACGCGCTGATCGTCCCGGAGTCCTGGTTCGAGGCGCGGTTCGAGCGGCTCTCGCTGCACTTCTTCGACCCCGCCGCCCGGGTGCTCGTGCCGGAGCCGGTCTTCGTCGTCGACGACGACGCGCTCGCCACTCGCCTGGTCGAGGGCCTCCTCGAGGGTCCCCGCGGCGGCGCGGGCGGCTCGCGCACGTTCTTCCCGACCGGCACGCGCAAGGAGCTGTCGGTGCCGGTCTCCGACGACGGCGTCGCGAGCGTGTCGCTGATCGACGTGGGCCGGCAGACGCCCGAGTCGATGTCGCTGATGGTGGTCCAGCTCGCCGCCACGCTGCGCCAGGTGCCCGGGCTCGACGCGCTGCGGGTGAGCGTCGACGGCCAGCCGCTCGTGCTGCCCGCGGGCGACGACGGCCGGTTCCCGATCGACCTCGGCGCCGAGTACGACGCCGCGGTGCCGCACGCCAACGCGGCGGTCTTCGGCCTCCGCGACGGACTGCTGGTCGCCGGGATCCCGGAGGCGATGGACGCCGTCGGGGGACCGTTCGGCACCGCCGCCCAGGGTCTGCGGTCGATCGCGGTGAACCTGGACGGCGACACCGCCGCCGGGGTGTCCGAGGACGGCACCTCGCTGCTCCTCGGTCCGGTGTACGACGACCGGGGCGTCGCTCGCGAGGTGCTGGCCGACGCGACCGACCTGCTCGAGCCGTCCTGGGACCACGCGGGCCGGCTCTGGCTGGTCGACCGCGGCCGGCGCGACGCGCGGGTCTACCACCGCCGCGACGGCGCCACCGAGGAGCTCCGGGTGCGCGGCATCACCGGGACCGACGTCCGGGCCCTCGCGGTCTCGCGCGACGGCTCGCGGCTGGTGGCCGTCGTCCGCCGGTCCGGGCGCGACGAGATCGTCGTGAGCCGGGTGCTCCACGGCGACCAGGGCGAGGTGCTGCGCGCGACCGGGGCGACCTCGATCCTGGGCGGCACGGGGGAGCCCCAGCGGATCCGCGACATCGCGTGGCAGACCCCCGTGACCGTGGCCGCGCTGGTGCAGGTCACCGCCGAGCTCTGGGAGGTGCGCACGGTGGCGGTCGACGGCGCCCCCACGAGCCAGGACAGCGTCGCCACCCTCAACGGGCCGGTGCGCTCGCTCGCCGGGTCGCCGGTCCCCGGCCAGGACCTGGTCGTGCTCACCCGCGACGAGGCCATCTCGGTCGCCGAATCGGTCACCGGCCGGGTGCCCGTGCAGGCCGGTCAGCAGACCCTGGGCTACGCGGGCTGA
- the ahcY gene encoding adenosylhomocysteinase, with translation MDYKVADLSLADYGRTEIQLAEHEMPGLMAMRERYGAEQPLKGARIAGSLHMTIQTAVLIETLVALGAEVRWASCNIFSTQDHAAAAIAVGPNGTPEDPQGVPVFAWKGETLEEYWWCAQQILVWPHGPDGEKRAANMILDDGGDATLLVHLGVEAEKKGEAPDPATATSTEQRIIFELINASLAESKDRWTQVAGELKGVTEETTTGVLRLYDMMRDGTLLFPAINVNDSVTKSKFDNKYGCRHSLIDGINRATDVLMGGKVAVVCGYGDVGKGCAESLRGQGARVIVTEIDPICALQAAMDGYQVATLDDVVETADIIITATGNKDVVMVDQMLRMKKNAILGNIGHFDNEIDMAALETYPGVVRKNVKPQVDVWTFPEGEGNAIIVLSEGRLLNLGNATGHPSFVMSNSFTNQVLGQIELFTKPEEYPVGVYVLPKHLDEEVARLHLDALGVRLTTLSDSQAAYLGVDVAGPYKSDQYRY, from the coding sequence ATGGACTACAAGGTCGCCGACCTCAGCCTGGCCGACTACGGCCGCACCGAGATCCAGCTCGCCGAGCACGAGATGCCCGGCCTGATGGCGATGCGCGAGCGGTACGGCGCGGAGCAGCCCCTGAAGGGCGCCCGCATCGCGGGGTCGCTGCACATGACGATCCAGACCGCGGTCCTCATCGAGACGCTGGTCGCGCTCGGCGCCGAGGTCCGCTGGGCCTCGTGCAACATCTTCTCGACGCAGGACCACGCCGCGGCCGCGATCGCGGTGGGCCCGAACGGGACCCCCGAGGACCCGCAGGGCGTGCCGGTCTTCGCCTGGAAGGGCGAGACCCTCGAGGAGTACTGGTGGTGCGCGCAGCAGATCCTGGTCTGGCCCCACGGCCCGGACGGCGAGAAGCGCGCCGCGAACATGATCCTCGACGACGGCGGCGACGCCACCCTCCTGGTGCACCTGGGCGTCGAGGCCGAGAAGAAGGGCGAGGCGCCGGACCCGGCCACCGCCACCAGCACCGAGCAGCGGATCATCTTCGAGCTGATCAACGCCTCCCTCGCCGAGAGCAAGGACCGCTGGACCCAGGTCGCCGGTGAGCTCAAGGGCGTCACCGAGGAGACCACCACCGGGGTGCTGCGCCTCTACGACATGATGCGCGACGGGACGCTGCTGTTCCCGGCGATCAACGTCAACGACTCGGTCACCAAGTCGAAGTTCGACAACAAGTACGGCTGCCGCCACTCGCTCATCGACGGCATCAACCGCGCGACCGACGTCCTCATGGGCGGCAAGGTCGCCGTCGTCTGCGGGTACGGCGACGTCGGCAAGGGCTGCGCTGAGTCGCTGCGCGGCCAGGGCGCGCGCGTGATCGTCACCGAGATCGACCCGATCTGCGCGCTGCAGGCGGCGATGGACGGCTACCAGGTCGCCACGCTCGACGACGTCGTGGAGACCGCCGACATCATCATCACGGCGACCGGCAACAAGGACGTCGTCATGGTCGACCAGATGCTCCGGATGAAGAAGAACGCCATCCTCGGCAACATCGGCCACTTCGACAACGAGATCGACATGGCCGCCCTGGAGACCTACCCCGGCGTCGTCCGCAAGAACGTCAAGCCGCAGGTCGACGTGTGGACCTTCCCCGAGGGCGAGGGCAACGCGATCATCGTGCTCTCCGAGGGCCGGCTGCTGAACCTCGGCAACGCGACGGGTCACCCGTCGTTCGTGATGTCGAACTCGTTCACCAACCAGGTGCTCGGCCAGATCGAGCTGTTCACCAAGCCCGAGGAGTACCCCGTGGGCGTCTACGTGCTGCCCAAGCACCTCGACGAGGAGGTCGCCCGGCTGCACCTCGACGCCCTCGGCGTCCGGCTGACCACCCTGAGCGACTCGCAGGCGGCGTACCTCGGCGTCGACGTCGCCGGTCCCTACAAGTCCGACCAGTACCGCTACTGA
- a CDS encoding DUF808 domain-containing protein: protein MSAGLFGLLDDVAAIARLAAASIDDVGAAAGRATAKAAGVVVDDTAVTPQYVHGVTADRELPMIKRIAMGSFRNKLLIILPIALLLSQFLPGLLTPILMIGGAYLCYEGVEKVWGKIRGHEHHVAPVTEVGPEAEKTMVAGAVRTDLILSAEIMVIALNEVSDEGFWARLAILAVVAVVITVVVYGVVALLVKIDDVGLHLAERSSEASQRIGRGLVRAMPHVLTVISVVGTAAMLWVGGHIELIGLDELGWHAPYDLVHHLEEEVRHAVPGIGGVLGWLVNTVASAILGVLVGAVVLAVVHLLPFGRKDAAPAH, encoded by the coding sequence GTGAGCGCCGGGTTGTTCGGGCTCCTCGACGACGTCGCCGCGATCGCGAGGCTGGCCGCGGCCTCGATCGACGACGTCGGTGCCGCCGCGGGCCGCGCCACCGCCAAGGCCGCCGGGGTCGTGGTCGACGACACCGCGGTGACCCCGCAGTACGTGCACGGCGTCACCGCCGACCGCGAGCTCCCGATGATCAAGCGGATCGCGATGGGGTCGTTCCGCAACAAGCTGCTCATCATCCTGCCGATCGCGCTGCTGCTCAGCCAGTTCCTCCCGGGCCTGCTGACGCCGATCCTGATGATCGGCGGTGCCTACCTCTGCTACGAGGGCGTCGAGAAGGTCTGGGGCAAGATCCGCGGCCACGAGCACCACGTCGCCCCCGTCACCGAGGTCGGCCCCGAGGCGGAGAAGACGATGGTTGCCGGCGCGGTCCGCACCGACCTGATCCTGTCCGCCGAGATCATGGTGATCGCGCTCAACGAGGTCTCCGACGAGGGCTTCTGGGCCCGCCTGGCGATCCTCGCCGTGGTGGCGGTCGTCATCACCGTCGTCGTGTACGGCGTGGTCGCGCTGCTGGTGAAGATCGACGACGTCGGCCTGCACCTGGCCGAGCGGTCCAGCGAGGCGTCCCAGCGGATCGGGCGGGGCCTGGTCCGCGCGATGCCCCACGTCCTGACGGTGATCTCGGTCGTCGGCACCGCCGCGATGCTGTGGGTGGGCGGGCACATCGAGCTGATCGGGCTCGACGAGCTGGGCTGGCACGCGCCGTACGACCTGGTGCACCACCTGGAGGAGGAGGTCCGCCACGCCGTCCCGGGCATCGGCGGCGTCCTGGGCTGGCTGGTCAACACGGTCGCGTCCGCCATCCTCGGCGTGCTGGTGGGCGCCGTGGTGCTGGCGGTCGTCCACCTGCTGCCCTTCGGCCGCAAGGACGCCGCGCCGGCCCACTGA